Proteins from a genomic interval of Pseudomonas asplenii:
- a CDS encoding DUF4129 domain-containing protein, which produces MRLTDASVAIRPRSTWEAMDLGILLARQHRGLLMTSWAIVTLPVFALLSLLLWEHPSIAMLLFWWLKPAFERLPLHILSKALFGDTPTLKQALLAWPRLLKPQLLASLTWRRLSMSRSFTLPVQQLEGLAGQARQQRLQVLLPQASRGAHWLTLIGVHLESVLWIGCMALFYLLLPRQVELDWDWQKVVFAAQHDWWWLEHLTNLFYALVLVAWEPIYVACGFSLYLNRRTVLEAWDIELIFRQLHQRLLPVLACLMIATLLLGGSATSMAAEPPAPNSPRLLQQPLTSQQAHDSIRTLLDSPPFKNRETITRWRLAQAPETQPQKTAPGWLQTLLGQLDNRVFGRLADGLSVLLWGLMFGLIAWLAWRYRDWLQTFVSRRPNTPATPRADAPAQLFGLDLGADSLPVDIAASAEALWSSQPREAMSLLYRGLLSRLLHDFQLPLKSADTEGQVLARIAHLQHPELQVFSQHLTHYWQDLAYGHRLPPAHVQQTLCDDWRQLFGPEVHR; this is translated from the coding sequence ATGCGCCTGACTGACGCCAGTGTCGCGATCCGCCCACGCAGCACCTGGGAAGCTATGGACCTGGGCATCCTGCTCGCACGGCAGCACCGTGGCTTGCTGATGACCAGTTGGGCGATTGTCACCCTGCCGGTTTTTGCCTTGCTCAGCCTGCTGCTCTGGGAACACCCGTCGATCGCCATGCTGCTGTTCTGGTGGCTGAAACCGGCCTTCGAACGCCTGCCCCTGCACATCCTCTCCAAGGCCCTGTTCGGCGACACCCCCACGTTGAAACAGGCGCTGCTGGCCTGGCCACGCCTGCTCAAGCCACAACTGCTGGCAAGTCTGACCTGGCGCCGACTGAGCATGAGCCGTAGCTTCACCCTGCCCGTGCAGCAATTGGAAGGACTCGCCGGACAGGCCCGTCAGCAGCGCCTGCAAGTACTGCTGCCGCAGGCGAGCCGCGGTGCCCACTGGTTGACGCTGATCGGCGTGCATCTGGAGTCGGTGCTGTGGATCGGCTGCATGGCACTGTTCTATCTGCTCCTGCCGCGCCAGGTCGAACTCGACTGGGACTGGCAAAAGGTGGTGTTCGCAGCCCAGCACGACTGGTGGTGGCTGGAGCACCTGACCAATCTGTTCTACGCCCTGGTCCTGGTTGCCTGGGAGCCGATTTATGTGGCCTGCGGCTTCAGCCTTTACCTCAACCGACGCACGGTACTGGAGGCGTGGGACATCGAATTGATCTTCCGCCAACTGCACCAGCGTCTGTTGCCGGTCCTGGCCTGCCTGATGATCGCCACCCTGCTGCTCGGCGGCTCCGCCACGAGCATGGCTGCCGAGCCGCCAGCACCGAACAGCCCACGCCTGCTGCAGCAACCGTTGACTAGCCAGCAGGCCCACGACTCGATCAGGACGCTGCTGGATTCGCCACCGTTCAAGAACCGCGAAACCATCACCCGCTGGCGCTTGGCCCAAGCTCCCGAAACACAACCACAAAAGACCGCACCCGGCTGGCTGCAGACGCTGCTCGGCCAACTCGACAATCGCGTCTTCGGCCGGCTGGCCGATGGCCTGTCGGTACTGCTCTGGGGCCTGATGTTTGGCCTGATCGCCTGGCTGGCCTGGCGCTACCGCGACTGGCTACAGACCTTTGTCAGCCGACGACCGAATACGCCGGCAACACCGCGCGCCGATGCCCCGGCCCAACTGTTCGGACTCGACCTGGGCGCCGACAGCCTGCCCGTTGATATCGCCGCCAGCGCCGAAGCGCTCTGGTCCAGCCAGCCGCGCGAGGCCATGAGCCTGCTCTATCGCGGCCTGCTGAGTCGCCTGTTGCATGATTTCCAACTGCCGCTGAAAAGTGCCGATACCGAGGGCCAGGTCCTGGCGCGGATCGCCCACCTGCAGCATCCAGAACTCCAGGTCTTCAGCCAGCACCTCACCCACTACTGGCAGGACCTTGCCTACGGCCACCGTCTGCCACCCGCGCACGTGCAACAGACGTTGTGCGATGACTGGCGCCAGTTGTTCGGTCCAGAGGTGCACCGATGA
- a CDS encoding stage II sporulation protein M, which translates to MKQGLFESRHQPEWQRFGELLEQLERGKAKADASTEFPAAYRRLCNQLALAQERGYSSHLVDPLQQLALRGHQQLYRHRSRLGSQLLGFILAGFPRLVRQQWPFVVAASLLFFGSLLLTGVLVYLFPDLVYSIVSPQQVADMQSMYDPDASRLGRTAARASSEDWAMFGYYIMNNIGIAFQTFAGGLLFGLGSVFFLLFNGLTIGAVAGHLTQIGFGQTFWSFVIGHGAFELTAIALAGAAGLQLGWALLAPGRLTRGEALRLAAKASIRMIVGVILLLLIAAFIEAYWSSMVRPSHPVKYLVGGGLWLLVIGYLVFAGRNRNAPD; encoded by the coding sequence ATGAAACAGGGTCTTTTCGAAAGCCGCCACCAGCCGGAGTGGCAACGTTTTGGCGAGTTGCTCGAGCAGCTTGAACGCGGCAAGGCCAAGGCCGATGCGAGCACGGAATTTCCCGCGGCCTACCGGCGGCTGTGCAATCAACTGGCTCTGGCTCAGGAACGCGGCTACAGCAGTCATCTGGTCGACCCGTTGCAACAGCTTGCCCTGCGCGGCCATCAGCAGCTTTACCGGCACCGCAGTCGCCTGGGCAGCCAGTTGCTGGGCTTCATCCTGGCCGGTTTTCCCCGTCTGGTACGCCAGCAATGGCCGTTCGTCGTCGCGGCCAGCCTGCTGTTTTTCGGCAGCCTGTTGCTGACCGGCGTGCTGGTCTACCTGTTTCCCGATCTGGTCTACAGCATCGTCAGCCCGCAACAGGTGGCCGATATGCAAAGCATGTACGACCCAGACGCCAGTCGACTGGGGCGCACTGCCGCCAGAGCCTCTAGCGAAGACTGGGCGATGTTCGGCTACTACATCATGAACAACATCGGCATTGCCTTCCAGACCTTTGCCGGAGGCTTGTTGTTCGGCCTGGGCAGTGTGTTCTTCCTGCTGTTCAACGGCCTGACGATCGGTGCGGTGGCCGGCCACCTGACCCAGATCGGCTTCGGCCAGACCTTCTGGTCGTTCGTCATCGGCCATGGCGCTTTCGAGCTGACCGCCATCGCGCTGGCCGGTGCCGCAGGACTGCAGTTGGGCTGGGCGCTGCTGGCACCCGGTCGCCTGACTCGCGGTGAAGCCCTGCGCCTGGCGGCGAAGGCCAGCATCCGCATGATCGTCGGCGTCATCCTGTTGCTGCTGATCGCCGCGTTCATCGAAGCCTACTGGTCATCCATGGTGCGACCGAGCCACCCGGTCAAATACCTGGTGGGCGGCGGCCTTTGGCTACTGGTCATCGGCTACCTGGTCTTTGCCGGACGGAACCGCAATGCGCCTGACTGA